The genomic region agagatctccagtttgttctatcactggatagtttctcaaaatgcaggaagtcaatcccacaagatttcatattagccttgatagaatctttataacgtaatttaggaccaccttgatgacgatggccttgttccagttgaccaaaaaggagttgtttgggaattccatcattaggcattcgagacatgtgaccagcccagcgaaattggcatttcatgacaaaagattcaatgccactgatgttaaAACAAGATCacacttctgtgttgggtatatagtcagtccactggattccacatatgcggcgaagacatcgcagatgaaaactctccaaacttttgaggtTACGACGAAGAAGGGTCCATGAATCGCATCCGTACAAtagaactgataagactacttctttgtaaactgcaaccttcgtggtcagtttgatttcatgcctttaccagagtctgttgtacaatttaccaaaagcagcactggcctttgatatcctatgagagacatctgcatcaacagttgcattattTGAAAGGAAACTacccaaatacttgaaattgctgaCATAAGACAATGGGTGATCACCAATCATAACTGGAGGAGGGTTATAGTTTGAGCCTGGACGTGGTTGAAAAAgcacttctgtctttttcaagctgatactcaagccaaaacgtttagttgatctgtctaaacagttgacaatgtgttgaatgtcttcatATGTGTGACCAACTAATGCACAATCGTCAGCAAACAAGAGTTCTCTCAGTAGAGTCTTAGAAACCTGTTTTGGCTTGTAAGCGCCTGAGATTGAATACACCTCCAGTAGTTCTAAACTCAACTCGAACACCCTCTCGGATGTTCTTGAAGGCATCATTTAAAACCACGGaaaacaaaatgctaaaaagaGTAGGTGCTAGAGCGCAGCCCTGTTTCACTCCGTTGTTTACTGCAAACATTTCTGACTTTGACCCATCCTCGACAACACAAGCCATCATACCAGTATGAAAGGCTTTGATTAGATTCACAATCTTAACCGGGCAGCCAAGCCTCAAAAGGACTTTCCATAAGCCAGTTCTATCAACCGAGTCAAACGCTTTGACCAAGTCAATAAAGACCATAAATAGATCCATGTGCTGTTCACGACACTTTTCTTGAAGCTGCCTGGCTGAAAAGATCATGTCGGACGTACCACGACCAGAACGAAAACCACATTGGCTTTCAGGAAGGATACTCTCTGAAAAGTTTGAGGCAAGACGATCAAGAAGAACTCTGGCCATAATTTtgccagcaacagacaacaaagagatcCCACGGTGATTGTTGCAGTCAGATTGACTACCTTTTTCTTGTATAGATGAATTATGTTGGCATCTTTAAAGTTCTGGGGTACATCTTCGAGTTCCCAGCATAGACGAATGAAATCACCTAGTTTGAACAACAGCAGTTCTCCTCCATGTTGAAAAATTTCAGCAGATAGGCCATCAGCACCA from Corticium candelabrum chromosome 10, ooCorCand1.1, whole genome shotgun sequence harbors:
- the LOC134186100 gene encoding uncharacterized protein LOC134186100, with the protein product MMPSRTSERVFELSLELLEVYSISGAYKPKQVSKTLLRELLFADDCALVGHTYEDIQHIVNCLDRSTKRFGLSISLKKTEVLFQPRPGSNYNPPPVMIGDHPLSYVSNFKISKASAAFGKLYNRLW